The proteins below come from a single Plasmodium sp. gorilla clade G2 genome assembly, chromosome: 13 genomic window:
- a CDS encoding U4/U6.U5 tri-snRNP-associated protein 2, putative: MERKSKKNSKSEKAESASKKKKKKNDDMSDTEEDEKTINEVEEGSLLRESNTTKSNVNEVNNNNNNTYYDKQVNNLLYKKRDRVCPYLRTINRNLLDFDFEKLCSISLSNLHVYACLVCGLYFQGIGKGTHAYTHSLEKNHYVFINLETCKTCCIPEGYEIVDASLNDIKYFLKPTYNKEQVEHLCFNSVLGKSLDGGDFLPGLVGLNNLKNTDYCNVIIQLICSIIPIRNTLLLYEYKENIAKNIIVVLSELIKKIYNPRNFKGVVSPHEFLQAVGIESNKNFKIGTKKYPLDFFLWLLNKIYKHSQKILKKRKLSTLKKKTGYLKRKLEDNEDVSKEKKIYIHDKEIYNEMNKLDNTSTKKNEQNKWTYSNINIVDYCFDGELIIKTIKEEGNDESQEQENMGLKFNESDNDSKDYLKNINEEEVEEKNKQKNDYKHIYNNTFLNLIKENKNYIIKKIPFRTLSLKLPSAPVFKSTTESNIIPQVSIFELLSKFDGETETFLQENSKIPSTLIISKLPKYLIFTIERFSKNNFFIEKNGTIVNFVIKNLDMKDYVHEDFLSLNPVTKYNLIANIFHTGTVNQGSYKIHVLNQPTNEWYEIEDLHVISILPQLVLLPESCIQLYQRQDVKLNGDI, translated from the coding sequence atggaaAGGAAATCTAAGAAGAATTCAAAAAGTGAAAAAGCAGAATCTGcttcaaaaaagaaaaagaaaaagaatgaTGACATGAGTGACACagaagaagatgaaaaaaCAATAAATGAGGTAGAAGAAGGTTCTTTATTACGTGAAAGTAATACAACAAAAAGTAATGTAAATgaagtaaataataataataataatacctATTATGATAAACAAGTGAATAATCTATTGTATAAAAAGAGAGATAGAGTGTGCCCATACCTACGTACGATTAATAGAAATCTTTTGGATTTTGACTTTGAAAAATTGTGTAGCATCAGTTTATCAAATTTACATGTATATGCATGTTTAGTGTGtggtttatattttcaaGGGATAGGTAAAGGGACTCATGCTTATACTCATTCATTGGAAAAAAAtcattatgtatttataaatttagaaACATGTAAAACTTGTTGCATTCCTGAAGGTTATGAAATTGTGGATGCTTCATTAAAtgacataaaatattttttaaaacctACATATAACAAGGAACAAGTAGAACATTTATGTTTTAATTCTGTACTAGGGAAATCGTTAGATGGTGGTGATTTCTTACCAGGATTAGTAggtttaaataatttaaaaaatacagaTTATTGTAATGTTATTATACAATTAATATGTTCTATTATACCAATACGTAatactttattattatatgaatataaagaaaatatagcaaaaaatataatagttGTACTCTctgaattaataaaaaaaatatataacccCAGAAATTTTAAAGGGGTTGTGTCTCCTCATGAATTTTTACAAGCAGTAGGTATtgaatcaaataaaaattttaaaattggTACGAAAAAATATCCTCTTGACTTTTTTTTATGGTtacttaataaaatttataaacattcacagaaaatattaaaaaaaagaaaattatcgactcttaaaaaaaaaacaggaTATTTGAAAAGAAAACTAGAAGACAATGAAGATGtttcaaaagaaaaaaaaatatatatacatgataaggaaatatataatgaaatgaaCAAATTAGATAATACAAGtactaaaaaaaatgaacaaaataaatggacatatagtaatattaatatagtcGATTATTGTTTTGATGGGGAATTAATTATCAAAacaataaaagaagaaggaAATGACGAATCACAAGAACAAGAAAACATGGGATTAAAATTTAACGAATCAGATAATGATTCAAaagattatttaaaaaatataaacgaAGAAGAagtagaagaaaaaaataaacaaaaaaatgattataaacatatatataataatacatttttaaatcttataaaagaaaataaaaattatataattaaaaaaattcctTTCCGTACACTCTCATTAAAACTACCAAGTGCTCCAGTATTTAAAAGTACAACAGAAAGTAATATAATACCACAAGTATCTATTTTTGAACTATTATCAAAATTTGATGGAGAAACAGAAACTTTTTTACAAGAAAATTCAAAAATACCTAGTACATTAATAATATCTAAATTACCCAAATATCTTATTTTTACTATTGAAcgtttttcaaaaaataatttttttatagaaaaaaatggaaCAATAGTAAattttgttattaaaaaCCTTGATATGAAAGATTATGTACATGAAGATTTCCTAAGTCTAAATCCTGTAactaaatataatttaattgcaaatatttttcatacaGGTACAGTAAACCAAGGTTCTTATAAAATTCATGTATTAAATCAACCAACTAATGAATGGTATGAAATTGAAGACTTACATGTTATATCTATTTTGCCTCAATTAGTTTTATTGCCTGAATCGTGTATTCAGTTATATCAGCGACAGGATGTTAAACTAAATGGggacatataa